A single window of Flavobacterium aestivum DNA harbors:
- the serS gene encoding serine--tRNA ligase produces MLQIAFIRENQEKVINALAKKNMDAKSIVEEVVQLDEKRRATQVELDTVLSESNKLSKDIGDLMKAGEKSKATILKEKTVLLKEKSKVLAENAVVLANELTEKLYMLPNLPADIVPVGKTPEENLNVFQEGDIPVLHEGAQPHWELVKKYDIIDFELGNKITGAGFPVYKGKGAKLQRALISYFLDKNTDAGYKEYQVPHLVNEASAYGTGQLPDKEGQMYHDATDNLYLIPTAEVPVTNIFRDVILSENELPVLCTGYTPCFRREAGSYGAHVRGLNRLHQFDKVEIVRVEHPDNSYQALDGMVEHVKSILQELKLPYRVLRLCGGDMGFASALTYDFEVYSTAQERWLEISSVSNFETFQANRLKLRFKDKEGKNQLAHTLNGSSLALPRVLAGILENYQTPEGIVIPEVLRPYCGFDIID; encoded by the coding sequence CATTTATTAGAGAGAATCAGGAGAAAGTAATCAATGCTTTGGCAAAAAAAAATATGGATGCCAAATCTATTGTTGAAGAAGTGGTACAATTAGACGAAAAACGTCGTGCTACACAAGTAGAGTTAGATACTGTTTTATCCGAATCTAATAAATTATCCAAAGATATTGGTGATTTGATGAAAGCTGGCGAAAAATCAAAAGCTACAATTCTAAAAGAAAAAACAGTTCTGTTAAAAGAAAAAAGTAAAGTTCTTGCCGAAAATGCAGTTGTTTTGGCCAATGAATTAACAGAAAAACTATACATGTTGCCTAATCTTCCTGCAGATATTGTTCCTGTTGGAAAAACGCCTGAGGAAAATCTAAACGTTTTTCAGGAAGGAGATATTCCTGTATTGCACGAAGGAGCACAACCACACTGGGAATTGGTAAAAAAGTACGATATTATTGATTTCGAATTAGGAAATAAAATAACAGGTGCAGGATTTCCTGTTTATAAAGGGAAAGGAGCTAAATTACAAAGAGCGTTAATTTCTTATTTTTTAGATAAAAATACCGATGCGGGGTACAAAGAATACCAAGTGCCTCATTTGGTAAACGAAGCATCAGCATACGGAACTGGACAATTGCCAGATAAAGAAGGACAAATGTACCATGACGCAACAGATAATTTGTATTTGATTCCAACGGCTGAGGTTCCAGTAACTAACATTTTTAGAGATGTTATTTTATCTGAAAACGAATTGCCTGTTTTGTGTACAGGTTACACACCTTGTTTCCGTCGTGAAGCAGGTTCTTATGGAGCGCATGTACGTGGTTTAAATCGTTTGCATCAATTTGATAAAGTAGAAATCGTTCGTGTAGAGCATCCTGATAATTCGTATCAAGCACTAGACGGAATGGTTGAACATGTAAAAAGTATTCTTCAAGAATTGAAATTACCGTATAGAGTTTTACGTCTTTGTGGAGGAGATATGGGTTTTGCTTCGGCTTTAACATATGATTTTGAAGTGTATTCAACAGCTCAAGAGCGTTGGTTGGAAATTTCATCAGTGTCTAATTTTGAGACTTTTCAAGCCAATCGTTTGAAATTGCGTTTCAAAGACAAAGAAGGGAAAAACCAATTGGCACATACTCTTAACGGAAGTTCATTAGCCTTGCCAAGAGTTCTTGCTGGAATTTTAGAAAACTACCAGACTCCGGAAGGAATCGTAATTCCAGAGGTTTTACGCCCTTATTGTGGGTTTGATATCATAGACTAA